In Micromonospora sp. NBC_01813, the following are encoded in one genomic region:
- a CDS encoding DUF6924 domain-containing protein: MTELPGTLSVPVVRADFTDDVVWDLVRQWIVEPTEDGFLADVDFVEDRSLSGLDEATIVAGYRPSYPDEYRHPVLFVIDAVAVATPEHPVLVISLDARYDGHPFRALPQQVQAIQNNLSLGNMDYSDFATSVDDDGVFRDF, encoded by the coding sequence GTGACAGAGTTGCCGGGGACGCTCAGCGTTCCGGTGGTGCGGGCGGACTTCACCGATGACGTCGTGTGGGACCTGGTCAGACAGTGGATCGTGGAGCCTACCGAGGACGGTTTCCTGGCGGACGTGGATTTCGTTGAGGACCGCTCGTTGAGCGGCCTGGACGAAGCGACGATCGTGGCCGGCTACCGACCGAGCTACCCGGACGAGTACCGGCACCCGGTGCTGTTCGTGATCGATGCGGTCGCCGTGGCTACGCCAGAGCATCCGGTGCTGGTCATCAGCCTCGACGCCCGGTACGACGGTCACCCGTTCCGGGCGCTGCCACAGCAGGTGCAGGCGATCCAGAACAACCTGTCGCTCGGCAACATGGACTACAGCGACTTCGCGACGTCGGTGGACGACGACGGCGTCTTCCGCGACTTCTGA